One Burkholderia sp. WP9 genomic window, TGAACAACGTGTCGGTGACGATCAGCGGCGCACCCGCTGCCGGCGACAAGTTCACCATCGGCCCGAACACCGGCGCCACCAACGACGGCCGCAATGCGCTGGCGTTGTCGAACCTGTCCACCGCGAAAGCGATGTCGGGCGGCACGGTCACGCTGACGGGCGCGTATGCGAACTACGTCAACCAGATCGGCAATCAGACCAACCAGATCCAGACCTCGAGCACGGCGCAGAGCTCGCTGGTGACTCAGATCACCACCGCGCAGCAGTCGGTTTCAGGCGTGAACATCAACGAAGAAGCAGCCAACCTGCTTCAGTATCAGCAGCTGTATCAGGCGAACAGCAAGGTCATTCAGACCGCGCAGACCCTGTTCCAGACGATACTCGGCATCTTCCAGTGAGGCGTTGACAATGCGCATCTCCAGCACGCAGTACTTCAACATGAACGTCGCGACGATGAGCGATCAGCAAGCTCAACTGTCGCAGTTGTACGCCGAGATCTCGAGCGGTGTGAGCCTCTCCACTCCGTCGGACAATCCGCTCGGCGCGGCACAGGCGGTGCAGTTGAGCTCGACGGCGACGACCCTGTCGCAATACACGACCAACCAGGGCACCGCGCTGGCGTCGCTCCAGCAGGAAGACACCACGCTCGGCAGCGTCAACACCGTGCTGCAAACCATTCATACGCTGGTGCTGCGCGCCGGCGACGGTTCGCTGAACGACGGCGACCGCGGCTCGATCGCGACGCAGCTGCAAAGCTTGCGCAGCCAGCTGATGACGCTCGCCAATTCGACCGATCCGCAAGGCAACTACCTGTTCGCCGGTTATCAAAGCAGCGCGCAGCCGTACACCACGAACTCGGCCGGCGTCGTGACCTATTCCGGCGACACGGGCACGCCCGGCGTGCAGATTACCGACTCGCACGTCGTGCAGACCGGCGACAACGGCATTTCGATCTTCGGCAGCGTGGCGCCGATCGGCACCAATTCCGTGCCGGCCGCGACGACGGGTAACACCGGTACGGGCGTGATCAGCTCCGTGAGCCTGAACAACCCGACCGATCCGACCAATGCGGACAAGTACTCGATCAATTTTTCGTCGGCGACCACCTACACCGTGAGCCAGACCGATCCGGCTACCGGCGCGGTGACCACGAGTGCGCCGCAGGCGTTTACCGCCGGTTCGGCCATCACGCTCGGCGGCCAGTCGGTGTCGATTACCGGTGCGCCGAACGCGGGCGACAGTTTCACGGTGACGCCGGCCACGCAAGGCAGCATGGACGTGTTCGCCAATCTGAGCCAGTTGATCACCACGTTGCAAACGCCGGTGTCGGGCGGCGCCTCGACGGCCAGCTTCCAGAGCGCGTTGACTACCAGCATGGCCCAGCTCGAGAACACGATGAACAACGTCGTGACGGCGCAAGCGGCGGTGGGTGGTCGCGAGCAGGAAGTGCAGGCGTTGCAGACGGTCACGCAGACCAACACGCTGCAGACCTCCAGCAACCTGGCGGATCTGACGCAGACCGACATGGTCAAGACGATCGGCAAATACACGATGACGCAGGCTGCGCTGCAAGCGGCGCAACAGGCGTTCGCGAAGATTCAGAACATCTCGCTGTTCCAGTACCTGAGCTGATAACACGAGCGGTCTGAGACGGAGAAGGGCGCAAACCAGTGTGAATCGGTTCCGCCCTTCGTCTTTTTGGAGTGCGCTGCATTGCGCAGTCGGTGCTTGCACCGGCCCAAGCGATGGAAAACCTAAAAACCTGCTGAGATGTAGTCAGTCGAGTAGAACGCGACCGTCAAGATTGATAGGCCAAACAACCAACCAGCCCATTTCGAGGCGGACCAGCGCTTCCATGCAACCGAATTGACGAGGCCCAGGAGCACGGCCGGCCCCAACAGGTATGCGAGAAGAAGCGCCGTATCCCACGACGAGACAGCGCATTTGCCGAGCTCATGGCACCTGGCCATGGATTTATCGGCATGATGTGGCCATTGGTTGTGACTGAAGGCATATAAACATGCCCATGTCAGGAATAGACCGCAAAAACAGCCGGCCAACGAGACACCAATGCGCTTCACTTGATCTCCCAGAACAGGATCGATTTTGAGCCACGCAGGTCGGAGTAACTCACCTCGGAAGCTACGGTTGCACCCTGCCGAAATGACTGGATACCCACGTAACGCCCAATAGTCGCTACGCCGTCAAAGAAGCCGCTGATCGTCAGTCGTGAACCGTTCCAAAGATCAATGTGCCCACCGCTTGCAGTGCCTACGCTTTCGCCTTCGCGCGTCCAATAGCGCGAAAACTGAATGATGCCGGTGCGGCCCTTGACCTTTGATTCCCAATCTGCGCCCGTCATATCTTCCGCCTTCGGGAGCCCTGCAAACGGACGCAGCTGCAACCACTTGCCCAATTCGTCGGCTCGCGTCGCGGTAGCTTTGCCATCAAGCATGATCCGCCCAATGGACGATTGACCCGAGAGCGGTTTAACCCATCTCTGTGAAAATGACTTCATTTCGACGCCGACCCGGTGGAATGTCACACTCATCCGAATAGCGCATTGGTCGCGATAAGCTGGATTATCGTAGGGATCGCCCGATGGATAGTGATCCCACAACTCCTGAAAAGTCAGTGCCTTCAGTTGCACTTCCTTGATCGAATTCGGCGTCGAATTGGTTTCTACCTCGGTCGTTTTATTCGGCATTGGTCAGGACCCTTCCTGTCTCGCAAGCGCTGCATCGCCCCAATACACTTTGTAATGGGTGACTGCTTCGGCGTGGACACGTGGC contains:
- a CDS encoding type VI secretion system amidase effector protein Tae4 translates to MPNKTTEVETNSTPNSIKEVQLKALTFQELWDHYPSGDPYDNPAYRDQCAIRMSVTFHRVGVEMKSFSQRWVKPLSGQSSIGRIMLDGKATATRADELGKWLQLRPFAGLPKAEDMTGADWESKVKGRTGIIQFSRYWTREGESVGTASGGHIDLWNGSRLTISGFFDGVATIGRYVGIQSFRQGATVASEVSYSDLRGSKSILFWEIK
- the flgL gene encoding flagellar hook-associated protein FlgL; its protein translation is MRISSTQYFNMNVATMSDQQAQLSQLYAEISSGVSLSTPSDNPLGAAQAVQLSSTATTLSQYTTNQGTALASLQQEDTTLGSVNTVLQTIHTLVLRAGDGSLNDGDRGSIATQLQSLRSQLMTLANSTDPQGNYLFAGYQSSAQPYTTNSAGVVTYSGDTGTPGVQITDSHVVQTGDNGISIFGSVAPIGTNSVPAATTGNTGTGVISSVSLNNPTDPTNADKYSINFSSATTYTVSQTDPATGAVTTSAPQAFTAGSAITLGGQSVSITGAPNAGDSFTVTPATQGSMDVFANLSQLITTLQTPVSGGASTASFQSALTTSMAQLENTMNNVVTAQAAVGGREQEVQALQTVTQTNTLQTSSNLADLTQTDMVKTIGKYTMTQAALQAAQQAFAKIQNISLFQYLS